A segment of the Corylus avellana chromosome ca2, CavTom2PMs-1.0 genome:
CATGGAGCCATATGGAGCCTAGGGGTGAAACCAccccttgggcaccaagggagccacccccttggagccaaggCCACCCCAttcggccagatgggggtgggtcggccactcccatgggggtggcctggccacccccaaatggccaagggggtggctcggccactcgagccacccccaattttatttttttttttcaaaaaaaaaaaaacaaatacattttttttttttaattttttttaaaaaaattaagtgggtgtcacgtgtcaacatttgattggttcacgtagaattccgttaagtcaactaatggtcaatTGACAGAAGGACTactttggtctattatcaaaaccacaagatctcctgtgataaaaatgaaaccctatggaggaaaaaataaagttatgaaaccccaaggggtatttagtatttaacccttaattttatAAGGCTATTATCTCAccatttatattaaattacagAAAATGGTCTGGAGAGcttctttgcttttctttcatGCGCTaatgtgtgtttgtgttttgtagacaaattaatttctctgttttttattttctggtaCTTTCTCACTAGTAATTGTGAATATCACAGGCTAGATGGAAACTGGATAGGTTGACTCCAGAGAAACTACTTACACAAGCTGCCTCCATAAGACAGGAAAGGGAACTACTTGAAGCTCATGCAAAAGCAGAGGAGGAAGTGATAAGACAAAAAGCAGAAGGTGATTTGCAGAAATATATGGAAGACATAAAAAAGCTCGAGAACAAGTTATCCCAAATGAAATTCAAGTCTAACTCTTCCACTATAGCAGCACTTAGGAGCGGTATTGGCAGAAGCTGTGGCGGTGTCCTAACAGACAGCATGGATGTCCAAGCTATGCAAAGAAACCAGGAACCTCTTGTCCTTAAAAGGGTGGCGAATTTGCAGAACAGTTTCAGGACTCGAGGTCTAAAACAAGAGAGGGAATGTGCCATGTGCCTATCAGAGGAAATGTCAGTGGTTTTCCTTCCATGTGCACATCAGGTTGTCTGTGCAAAATGCAATGAGCTTCATGAGAAACAAGGGATGAAGGACTGCCCTTCCTGCATGACCCCAATCCAGTGGAGGATTAATGTGCGTTTTGCTCGTCCTAGCTGCTTTACACCTATTAGCAGGATTGGTGAATGCTGAATTATAATCATGATTTGAAAATAGTTTCCATGTACaccttcctttttgtgttttgggttttaacagttcattttttttgataagtaaaatagTGGGGTAGGAAGCTGCTCTCTTGTAATCAAGTCTTTAACAGTTCATACAAGTGGGTCAtccaaaagagagagaaaaggaaagtgGTGAAAAACAGAAGGAAGAATAGAGTCAGAGTTACCTTGTaaagtttaagttaatctttAATTTACATGAAATCTACCTTTTGTGTTTACCATACTTATCCATTCTGATTAGCTTATTTGTcgttgtttctttttctttttttcatttttatgagTTATAGTACCTTATATTGGTGGTAGGCAGCAGTAAAGAGGACCATGCCTCTGACCATATGCTCATTATATATTTAGCTGAGAAATTCTCAGGCATGTACAACAAAGATGGATTATTGGGCTCTCCCTGTCAAATGAACTAAGCTTTTTACAAATCCATATGAATTGACAATTCCTAGTCTAATGAACATGCccaaaagttctatttttatttttttactatcaAAACCTACTTTACAATTGTCTTTAGTAAAACTGGAACAAGTGCAGAGCATACTCTGCATCACAACAACCATATACTTCCTGCATCATAGATAACCCGTGAGCCATACATTTGATAAAGTACCCCAGCTGCAGCTGGATGCCAATGATCAAGCCAAAGGTAGATGTCCTTGCCAACAAACACAGCTGGCCCATTTTATCGTATGATTGAACGTAGACTCAATTTTGTTAAAGGCTTCTTGAACTTTCTTAACTCAGTAATGACATTTGATGACACTGGTGATGTATAGAAAATGAGCATCAATTCCAATTCTTGTGCATTTGTGAGCAAATATTTGATTAGttctatttcattctctctaTCAAAAAGCTGGACCACTACTTTTTTCAGTTGATGAATAAACATGAAGTTTTGAGATTGCCAATATCCCATCTTAAATGGAAGCTCTCCCGAAGGCATTGAGTttttcacctattaaaagaacaaaaagagagaACATTAAATTGACAGTTAAAAGATggataatttataaaaataatttgaaaacgCATGTATGGTGCTCTTTTACTTACACTATTAATAAACTTTAGATTGAGAAACTTTAGATTAGTTGTTCCTCTGAGAATGGCGGACAAAGGTAGGACTTGGTCAACACTTGATGAAGTTCTTACCAAAGTTAACTCCTCAACACTATCAAATGAAAATGGCAAGCAACCATGCTTAAGTAAAGCCTACAACGTTAAAAGGAAAATCTTAGcataaaagtaaaatcaatgCAAAGCAAAAAATATTGCTAAATGACATGTGTACCTTAACATACACAAATAAATCACTCCAAAgtaaattaaatttgttatagctttaaagaaaaagaagaaataaacaaGAGTTGTAAACattcaaaactttcaaaaataatagtcttgaagaaaaacaataatcGAACTTTCAAATATTAGAGGGAGGAGTTTCTGGTTAGTTAATACTCCCCAAGCAAGGACATCTACCTTTGGCTTGATCATTGGCATCCAGCTGCACCTAGGGTACTTTATCAAACGTACGGCACACGGGTTACGAAGTAAGATTGATCATAAACTCTCAACTGTTATAAGAGATCAGGACTGGTGCTGGCAACCAGCAAGATATGAGGATTTGGTCTTTATCCAAAGTTCTCTCCATTTGATGCCTATAGGAGCAAAGGAAGAACCAATTTGTACTGCATCAAAAAAAAGGAATCTATACCTATGCTGAGACCTGGAATGCAAGAAGAAGGAAGGGTATGGATGTGGGTTGGTGGAAGATGGTTTGGTCTCCAATTGTTACATGCTTTTATTACATGGCTTGGTGTTAAAGATGGTTGAGTATGCCAAAATGGGGCTATAATGGCAATGTTCTTTGTGTCTTCTTCAGGAGTTGTGTAGAGGGGAGAGACCACTTATTTTTCCACTGTGGTTTTAGTAAGCATATTCTGCTGGGATGATATGATGTGTTGCCAGTGTTGGGGTATAAAAACTTGGAAGAATACCCTCTGTAGAATTGGATGGGAAGCTACAATTTATCACATCTGGCAACAACGAAATAAGATCAGGCATGGGAATCTGGTTTATTCTGAAGAGATAGTTGTTGCTCAAATCATATGGGAATCGGGTTTAAAGATTGGGAAATTTAAAAGCAAATGTTTGTATTAAAGATGCCTTACATTTTGTACGCTTCTTTTTCATTCTAGGGCATTTGTCTTATCTAGTGTTTCCAATCTCTCTCTTCATCATTTTGAAAAGTCGCCAGTAGAACCTAAAATTAATTTGTCTAAATctcaaccccttggggttagcTATTATACATTCAAAATGGGTCTTAGATTCAAATTCTAaataaatccaaacaaaaatagTATTATTAAGTGTCCAAATTCTAAAAttaatatgtttatgtttagtctttaaaaaatcaattatttttagcattttataCCAGTTATCCCGTTAATCAACCTAAACAAAGGCACAAACATTCTGAATTGCAAAGTTggttttgatagtttttttttaaaaaaaaaaaaaaaaaaaaattttagggcaTCTTCACACACAGATTTAGACAAGGAATTGTCAATTCATATGGGCTTGTAAATGTATGAAACAAGTACACATAAGATTATACATTTAAAATGGTTCTAGATTCAAATTCCAAATAAATCCAAACAttctaatattaaaatatattcagaatataacGGGGAGAATTGTGCCGTTACCTCAACAAAACAATCAGTTAGTTTTAGATGTCTAGCCTTTTGCATGCTGTGAAGAATCTTAACCAAGTTATGTTTGGTAGAAGCTTGATTCCCTCTCGATTGAGTAGGTAGATGAAGACCAATTAGGGCCTGCAAAAGATCTGGCGAATCCCTCATACAGTAGTCATCGATAAAAAATCCAGTCCACTGAAATTTTTGGAGATTGGGAGCAGAGATTTTCAGTGAGGTTCTACTAGAGGGTTTGGGAATCCAGACTAGATTAAGGTCATAGAGTTTGTGTAGCTGCTGAATCTCAACATCGCAGAGCTGACGATCAACGCTTACAATTGACAAAATCTCAATAGACGAGTTGGTGATAGTCATACCCTTTATCCCGCTAATTTTGTCGAGCCTCAATACCTTGAGGGACTTGAAAGATGAAATCATTTCTCCCAAATTGCAGTCGTTTTCGATTTGAACGTGGTGTAATTGTAAGGTCCGGAGCTTTGTAGCAAAATAGGGAGGAGCTGAGGGTAATTTGAGAAAGGCATACCCGGCATCGACGTCAAGGAAAGTTAGCGAATTACAACGCAGAAGACAAGGGGGCAAGCCAAAGTGTTGAAGACTGGAGAGAATGAATTTAAGGTGAACTTGTGCAACGCCGCCCAAGTTTACTGCATTCTGAAACCACGTCTCCACCCGGTAGTATTCTTCGTCTTGATCAATGCTTCCTTCGAAAGACCAACGGAGCCCAAAGCGCTCCGTCTTCACCCCGTGCAAGCAGCGGAGAGCCATGAACCTATCCACATAGCTGTTGAAGCGAGGTCCACCTGATATGGAGCTGATGTTACTCAAACACAAACTAGGGTTTGAAATGCACAACTCTCGGCATCTTTTTGATACGACGCTTAGTCTCGCAACGTCCCTCATCTCGATGAAATTAAGAATGTGATGAACAACTTCGTCTGGAAGGTCGCTGAATCCAACATCATCACCAGAATTCTGCTTCTTCGTAGGCATTTCTATGGAATCTTGAACAAGAGAAGAAGTTATGGTTAATAGCTTCTTGGTGGGCATTTCCATGGAATCTTGAactagagaagaagaagaagttgtggTTAATAGCTTCTTCAGTAGAATAAAAGTCGGTTCGAACCAGACCGGGCCGCTACATCGGTATTGGGTAGGGCCCCCAATTTataaaaggcccaaaaaaaagtttatatattaattgttttttaaccGGGGGGGGTGGGCTTTGGGGCTGgggtaataataaaaaaaagtgatatagTATGTTTGAAATCGTAAAAATTCCAAATCAAAGCACGACTcactttctctttatatttattttttctcttaatttaaaGTGTACACGCATTGTCACTATGTGACTATTGTATTCCAACTCTTGTTAACCCTTTCTTAGAGTTTGTTTGAATTTACTATTTCAAAaaatgcgatttaaaaataacgattttagaatgtgtaatttgaaaacataattaagaGTCTAGCAAAATCAtgatttgacctttaaaatcacaatttagcctttaaaattgagctttttttttaaaaaaaaaaaacacatctttATCTGcgatttaaaaacgtaaatatTCTACCTTTtcaaaccacaattttttttaaatgtaatcacaaataattcattttttgcaatttaatttaaaatcgcaaatttaaatataaaatcacCCCATCAATAGTGACGTGCGTCATTGCTAAAATGACGTCGCCCAATAGGGCAACATCGTTTTAAACAGTAACTATATGCACCACACAGTGGGATAACATGCAGTTATTGTTCAAACGACGTGAACCAGGTGGGCCACGTCATTTGAACAGTAACACATCATCAACATCATTGCTGATGGGGTGCATGGGGCCACATGCGCGGGACATGCACCCCTGCACCCCCCTTCGATGATCTCACCTGCAAGAGAGGACCATGCCTCTGACCATATGCTCCTTATATACAGTAGGGGAGCCACGTGGCAGGAGTGTATGTCACCCCCTAAGACATGCCACAACACCCCcaaagatttttaattttttttttcatatatatatttcttttttcctaccCACACACGGCACCCCTAAAGTCAAGGACTCACTCTCTTTCATTCTTTCTATCTTAGagatttgatacttgatgattttgtacttctaagagaccgtGCAGTTctagatacttttttttttcttctaatttctgtttttttgatATAGCGTcaacatgttacatttttagCAGCACCCCCAATATGAATTATCTAGCTCTGCTActacatatatatttagctGAGAAATTCTCAAGCATGTACAACAAAGATGGATTATTGGGCTCTCCCTGTCATTTTGCTCGGTGAGCTCTAGACTGGATTATTGGGCAGAAAATGTATGTTTAAGATTGTTAACCTTTCAAAGCAAGCTTATTTAATCTTGGCTAAAAAGCACCTCTTCAACTTATATATGTTCTCTGCTGATCTCATACATGGggaagaaaaggtaaacctggAGCAATTTTTAGCACTAATATGCATAACCTGAAGCAAAAACAAAGCCATAGTATAGCATTATGTTttcatttaacaaaaaataaaataaaaaagttatgcAATTGGGGATCCTCTGGTTCCTGAAAGATGAAAAATGATGGAATTCGCGTAATTAGATGAGAAAATTCAATCAAGTAAATTGTCACATTTTAAAGAGCCAGTTTAAACAATATTAGAATATATGGTAATagtatgtatttttaatataaataccTATATTTATATTGGTTAGTAAGTAACAAGTATGTTATATAGGTTACCTGAagatgtgtatatgtatatatacgaagaaaatatatatatatagaagcttaCGAGTCGGAATTGAGCTTATACGATTTGTGAACATTAACTAAGTCGAGTTGATCAATTTATACGAGTACGTCTCAGTTAATAATTGATCAtatttttgtgtttatgatttgctcatttattaaatgaatcaaGACTGAATTGAGGTTATCCAAATCAAACCCGAGCTCGTTCACGAACAGCTCTTTGCAACATAAAATGTAACGATTcaggaaaaagcgctagtcAGATATGCtctattaccccaaaatgactagtcaatttagagcttccttaaaatttattgtaaagcccaatttcacctatagtaattaaataatgtggaacttaacactcatgactatctttttATAAATCAcctactctatgtgggctttttctcatcttcctaatatgggaccGAGGTGTTACATAAAATCTCTAATCACTCCCTCAGTTGATGttcttttgacttttgattCCCCAGTCAGAGAAGATGATTCTAATTTGCAGCAGCTGGATGGGTTTTTGATAATGTTTGTTTCGTCATTGGACCAACCAAACGAAGCAAATTTGGAATACCTCGGGCTTCTTATGCATATTAGAGAACATCATTATTTGTCAAAATAATTGCAATCTTCATTGTTTTAATCCCACCATTTGTGAAGGTATTCTATACCTATGATTTCACAAAATTTCATGgcagaaaaaagtaaatttgttTTACACCATTGGAAGAGAAAAGTCACATCTTTGTTTTTCTATGCAAGTTTGTCTGAATGGGGTTATACCACATGCTTCATTTTCAAGCTTCTCATTTTGGGATTTTTCAGAgcaaaaaagtaattttaaaaaaatgtgtttcaattttttcatcaaacaTCACCCATTTTTGCCTAgcactatttttatttttaatgtactaaaaatactttataAGCTCTttaatgcaatctcaaatatgctctaAGGTTGGCGAGCGGCGCCGATTGGTTAGCCAGCCCAAGTTGTAGCCAATAATTCCATTAACTTTTTGgtaatcaaatttaaatttgggtatttttttaGAACTTTATAGTGAAATCAAAggattaaattaaaatacatgAAAATCTAAGGATCAAActaatttttccttattattttcgTACAACTTATGGGTAGGACTGGCAATTTAACCTACAGCccaacacgaacacgacaccTAGATTTAATGTCAGGGCTTAGGTTAAATGGATTCGAGTCATCCGTTTATGACACATTTAATAAACATGTTGGGTCGTGTCAACGTGAGAGTTGACCCATATATAAGGTTTAGAATTCTAAAGCATTATTCTATTTATTGATGTTTTCTTCCTCCAATGTAATGTTCATTTAAGTGCAAAATTATAAGATTAATTTCTAAGAAAATACATATGAGTGTAGATACAAAAATAATGCACAACTTTTGAAACTTCTCTTTGTCCAAGGAAAAATTTGATCGACCTAATTCATCATTATTTACTTTAACATTCCGGTCTTCAATTgtattaaatcaccaattatttcaaagtttaagccaataaaaaaattgtgaaatttgttatttaattaataatttaacacttTTTCTTACGTGTGACCTCAAACTTTTCAAAATGAAAGGACCTCAAACTTTTCATcaacatatgaaatattttataaattagagAATGAACTGTAGAGCTAGAGTTCGAATTTTGGGCTTCTGTTTTAATACAATATTAAATCAACACTTATTCTAAAAGCGTTTTTCAAGGGATAAAATCATTCTGATGTAGCAGCAATTCGCTTAACTTGCTTTGATCTTAAGATTAATTAGCATAGCAGACCCTAGAGGATGCCAAACTCGGACACAATTATGCAATTAAGGAAAATACCTATGATTCGAGAAAGTAAGGCCCTATaacttttaaggaaaatatcTCAATTTTCCAATGGAACATTTTGATGctcattgaatttgaatttgaatttttcattatgCAGTTTGGAAACCATTTCTTCTCAAACTTCTGATCCCTTTCGCATTAAGGTGCTATCAATAGCCACCGATTACATAATGAATGCCAAAAAGTATACACTCCCAAAGGGTTGAAAAAACATTTACCACACCGATTGGCAATCATCAAAGGAAATTTAATTACACAAGTCTTCTATCAAGATGAACATGAACACAAACACGAACACGGCCCATTTTATCGTATGATTGAATGTAGACTCAAGTTTGTTGAAGGCTTCTTCAACTTTCTTAACTCAGTAATGATATCTGATGACACTGGTGATGTATACAAAATGAGCATCAATTCCAATTCTTGTGCATTCGTGAGCAAATATTTGATTAGTTCTATTTCATTCTCTGTATCAAAAAGCTGCACCACTACTTTTTTCAGTTGATGAGTAAATATGAAGTTTTGAGATTGCCAATATCCCATCTTAAATGGAAACTCTCTCGAAGGCATTGAGTTTTTTACCtgataaaagaacaaaagagagaagatgaaatTGACAGAGTTAAAAGATGgacagtttataaaaatagtttgAAAATGCATATATGGTGCTCTTTTACTTACACTACTATGAACGTTTAGATTGAGAAACTTTATATTAGTTGTTCCTCTGAGAAGGGCGGACAATGGTAGGACTTGGACTTGGTCACCCCTTGATGAAGTTCTTACCACACTTCAATGCTCAACACTATGAAATGAAAATGGCAAGAAACCATGCTTAAGTAAAGCCTACAACGTTAAAAGGCAAATCTTAGtttaaaagtaaaatcaatgcacaacaaaaaatattgctAAATGGCATGTACCTTAACATACACAAATAAATCACTCCAAAgtaaattaaatttgttatagttttaaagaaaaagaagaaataaacaaGAGTTGTAACattcaaaactttcaaaaatattaatcttgaagaaaaacaattattgaactttcaaatattaGAGGGAGGAGTTTCTGGTTAGTTAATACTTCCCCAAAACTGCCCGTGGTGCAGCAAGAAAGTTTTGAAATTGAGGAACATTGCTTGACAATTTATTCAATTCAAAGTGGGGGGTGATGGCAAGGACATCTACCTTTGGCTTGATCATTAGCATCCAGCTGCAGCTGGGGTACTTTATCAAACATAAGGCTCACTGGTTATCTATGATGCAGGAATTAAGATTGATCATAAATTCTCAACTGTTATTATAGATCAGAAAAACCAGCAAGATAAGAAGATTTGGTCTCTATCCAAATTTCTCACCATTTGGTGCCTATAGGAGTAAAGAATGAACCAATTTGGactgcataaaaaaataaaaaaaattaaaaaaaaaggaatctgAGCCCCGGAATGCAATAAGAAGGGAAGGGTATGGATGTGGGTTGGCGGTAGATGGTTTGGTCTCCAATTGTTGCAAGCTTTTCTTACATGGCTTAGTGTTAGAGATAGTCGAGGATGCAAAAATGGGGCTATAATGGCAATGTTCTTTGTGTCTTCTGCAGTTGTTGTGTAGAGGGGAGAGACCACTTATTTTTCCAATGTGGTTTTAGTAAGCATATTCTGCTGGGATGAAATGATGTGTTGGGGTATAAAAACTTCGAAGAATACCCTCTGTAGAATTGGATGGGAAGCGACAATTTATCACATCTGGCAACAACGAAATAATATTAGGCATGGGAATCATGTTTATTCTGAAGAGATAGTTGTTGCTCAAATCAGATGGGAAGTGGGTTTAAAGATTGGGAAGTTTAAAAGCAAATGTTCGTATTAAAGATGCTTTACATTTTGTACGCTTCTTTTTCATTCTAGGGAATTTGTCTTATCTAGTGTTTCCAATCTCTCtcttcaattattttgaaaagtcgCCAGTAGAACCTAAAATTAATTTGTCCAAATctcaaccccttggggttagcTATTATACATTCAAAATGGGTCTTGGATTCAAATTCTAaataaatccaaacaaaaatagTATTATTAATACTCCAAATTCTAAAAttaatatgtttatgtttagtttaaaaaaaatcaattattctTAGTATTTTATACCAGTGATTCAGTGAACAATGAGAGTGTTATCCCGTTAATCAACCTAAACAAAGGCACAAACATTCAGAGTATAACAGGGAGAATTGTGCCGTTACCTCAACAAAACAATCATATAGTTCTAGATGTCTAGCCTTTTGTACGCTTTGAAGAATCTTAACCAAGTTATGATTCCCCCTCGAATGAGCAGGTAGTTGAATTATGGCATGCAAAAGATCAGCCGAATCCCTCATAGAGTAGTCATCGACAGTAATTCCAGCCCACTGAAATCTTTGGAGATTGGGAGCAGAGATTTTCAGTGATGTTCTACTAGAGGATTTGGGAATCCAGACTAGCTTAAGGTCGTAGAGTTTGTGTAGCTGCTGAATCTCAACATCGCAGAGCTGACGATCAACGCTTGTTATTGACAAAATCTCAATAGACGAGTTGGTGATAGTCATACCCTTCATCCCGCAAATGTTGTCAAGCTTCAATACCTTGAGGGACATGAAACATGAAAGCAATTCTCCCAAATTGAAGTCGTTTTTGATTCCAACGTGATGTAAATGTAAGCGTTGGAGCTTTGTAGCAAAATAGGGAGGAGCTGAGGGTAATTTGAGAAGGGTATTCCCGCCGTCGATGTTGAGGAACGTTAGGGAATTACAACGCAGAACACAAAGCGGCAAGGCAAAGTGTTGAGGACCGGGGAGAAAGAATTTCAGGCGAACTTCTGTAACGCCGCCCAAGTTTACTGCATTCTGCAACCACGTCTCCACCCGGTATTCTTCGTCTTGATCAACGCTTCCTTCGAAAGACCAACGGAGCACAAAGCGCTCCGTCTTCACCCCGTGCACGCAGCGGAGAGCCATGAACCTATCCACATAGCTGTTGAAGCGAGGTCCACCTGATTTGGAGCTGATGTTACTCAAATACAATCTAGGGTTTGAAATGCACAACTCTCGGCATCTTTTTGATACGACGCTTAGTCTCGCAACGTCCCTCATCTCAATGAAATTAAGAATGCGATGAAAAACTTCGTCTGATAGGTCGCTGAATCCAAAATCATCACCAGAATTCTGCTTCTTCGTAGGCATTTCCATGGAATCTTgaacaagagaagaagaagaagttatgGTGAATACTGACTAGCTTCTTGAATAGAATAAAACTCGGTTCGAACCGGACAGGGCCGCTCCATGGGTATTGGGTAAGGCCTTCAATTTATACAAGGCccaaaagaaaaggttaaatccttaaaaagaaaaaaaaaaaaaaaaaaaaggtgttgtagacttgtagtatCAAGTATGTTTGaaatcttaaaaaattcaaaatcaaagcACGActcactttctttttattatatattttttttctcttaattttttttttcatcacttctattcatttgtttcttggttctattattattattatctttttttttaatattttatatgttatacTTACTATTAGCACCGTTGATTTTAGTTTATCATTGTTACGAGTTTCAACCATGTGTCCTTGATTTTGGTTGACAacttattaaatttttcttacAATAATTTATCTTACAAGAAAGGTAAAATAGATTGGTCAAATTATCTATTAcgcaaaatattttaaaaaaacttgaatGTGAAAACCAAATGATATTGGACTATTAGATGTGttcaaaatcattataaatatgACCGTTTAATCATAGACAAAGACACAATCTCACAAACTCTTATTTTACCTTTGAACTTGTGTGTGTCGATGTTGATACCTAGCTATTAGCTTCCACTATCGGGTCAATACTAatgtttccttatatatatttttttctttcgttcCTGTTTTTAATTAGCCATTAGCATCGACCCAAAAGTCGAAGATGATAACCATGTGTCGACATTGATAATGTTGTAGTAAATGTGCtacaaatattcttttaaatgaGCCATtcaaagtttaatttttatgaccGTTTGGCCATTCACatacattaatatttttaatgttttgtttttttagaggattaatatttttaatgttacTAATACATAGGGgtgaaaatgcaatttttattaACCGCCTtataatcgctaaccgctttttaaaaatatatatattaggaaagcttcttctttctcttcgaCGCCTCCTTCTTCTCTTTCAGTTTCACACCAACGCAGCCTCCATCCCCACTCTCCCATGAACTCGAGCACTTCTCTTTCGGTTTCACGCTGACGCAACCTCCATCGACACTCTCCCTCGAACTCAAGCATGAATTCGAGATAGTGAGATACCTTGTTTCATTTCTCAAgcacgaatttttttttttctttagattgATCTGTTGAAAAGGCTTGAAAATATTGGTTTTTTTGGGTCTCCagttttttggctaaaaaagTTTGATCGATCTGTTTGCAGGCTTGGTTGAAAGCAAGGTGGTTATTTATATGCTAACCAGGCGGTTAACCGTCTatcggttagcggaggcggttagtaaaatttactaaccaccTAGGTGGTTGTAGTTAGCAGTTTTAGCcattaaccactaaccgcaactagggctgttaagagagcaagccgctcgcTTGCGAGCTTGGACTcagctcgtgctcgactcgaatattaaatgaagtgtttcgtgaacacgaatcctggcttgaatattaaacgaagctagctcggctcgactcgtcTAAGCTCGTGAGTAGCTTGTATAAGGCTTGAATAGGTAGTTATTCACATGgttcctcatattaatattaaaaattgattttttttttttttttttactagcatccttttattataaaatgatgcatatcatCTCTCTTCAAAACCAAGTGCCTTACTGTATTGATTAGGATTCCATATTCCGCTAGctagactaagcaaatgctcat
Coding sequences within it:
- the LOC132171734 gene encoding F-box/LRR-repeat protein At3g59190-like isoform X1, whose translation is MEMPTKKLLTITSSLVQDSIEMPTKKQNSGDDVGFSDLPDEVVHHILNFIEMRDVARLSVVSKRCRELCISNPSLCLSNISSISGGPRFNSYVDRFMALRCLHGVKTERFGLRWSFEGSIDQDEEYYRVETWFQNAVNLGGVAQVHLKFILSSLQHFGLPPCLLRCNSLTFLDVDAGYAFLKLPSAPPYFATKLRTLQLHHVQIENDCNLGEMISSFKSLKVLRLDKISGIKGMTITNSSIEILSIVSVDRQLCDVEIQQLHKLYDLNLVWIPKPSSRTSLKISAPNLQKFQWTGFFIDDYCMRDSPDLLQALIGLHLPTQSRGNQASTKHNLVKILHSMQKARHLKLTDCFVEALLKHGCLPFSFDSVEELTLVRTSSSVDQVLPLSAILRGTTNLKFLNLKFINSVKNSMPSGELPFKMGYWQSQNFMFIHQLKKVVVQLFDRENEIELIKYLLTNAQELELMLIFYTSPVSSNVITELRKFKKPLTKLSLRSIIR
- the LOC132171734 gene encoding F-box/LRR-repeat protein At3g59190-like isoform X2; protein product: MEMPTKKLLTITSSLVQDSIEMPTKKQNSGDDVGFSDLPDEVVHHILNFIEMRDVARLSVVSKRCRELCISNPSLCLSNISSISGGPRFNSYVDRFMALRCLHGVKTERFGLRWSFEGSIDQDEEYYRVETWFQNAVNLGGVAQVHLKFILSSLQHFGLPPCLLRCNSLTFLDVDAGYAFLKLPSAPPYFATKLRTLQLHHVQIENDCNLGEMISSFKSLKVLRLDKISGIKGMTITNSSIEILSIVSVDRQLCDVEIQQLHKLYDLNLVWIPKPSSRTSLKISAPNLQKFQWTGFFIDDYCMRDSPDLLQALIGLHLPTQSRGNQASTKHNLVKILHSMQKARHLKLTDCFVEVKNSMPSGELPFKMGYWQSQNFMFIHQLKKVVVQLFDRENEIELIKYLLTNAQELELMLIFYTSPVSSNVITELRKFKKPLTKLSLRSIIR